The Fimbriimonadales bacterium genome contains a region encoding:
- a CDS encoding type IV pilus twitching motility protein PilT, with protein MSSRFDWKEVLSQQNQEEGSLGPLPEHVEVDPRNGEPIEIKQTSDSEGARSLDDVHIDDLLRESVERKASDLHITVALPPMVRVDGELTPLPYEIVRPEISHRLIYEILSDERITILEKTRELDFSHAVKDIGRFRVNVYYQRGSLGAALRVIPQNIPSFDDLRLPPVLREITKRTSGLILVTGATGSGKSTTIAAMVDDINNTRRCHIMTIEDPIEYLYNHKMAMVNQREVHHDTLSFQNALRAVLREDPDVIVVGELRDLETITAALTLAETGHLVFGTLHTRNAPQSVDRLVDVFPPGQQEQIRVLLSNTLECIISQQLAPKLGGGRIVAVEIMVATPAIRNLIREAKTHQMYSVIETSTQQGMVTMDRSLLDLYRNGYITHEDALMRAVDQENFSRLAKGVA; from the coding sequence ATGTCTTCACGATTCGATTGGAAAGAAGTATTGAGTCAGCAAAACCAGGAAGAAGGCTCTCTAGGTCCGCTTCCGGAGCATGTCGAAGTAGATCCGAGGAATGGCGAACCGATCGAAATTAAGCAGACTTCGGACAGCGAGGGAGCCCGTTCTCTCGATGATGTTCATATCGACGATTTGCTGAGAGAGAGTGTGGAGAGAAAGGCTTCTGACTTGCACATCACCGTCGCTCTCCCTCCTATGGTGCGCGTAGATGGAGAGTTGACTCCGCTTCCTTACGAAATCGTGCGACCCGAAATTTCACACCGTTTGATTTATGAAATTCTTAGTGATGAAAGAATTACGATTCTCGAAAAAACGCGAGAACTGGATTTTTCTCACGCTGTAAAAGATATCGGTCGTTTCCGTGTCAATGTGTATTACCAGCGTGGAAGCCTCGGTGCGGCTCTTCGTGTCATTCCCCAGAATATTCCGTCTTTCGATGATTTGCGGCTACCACCGGTTTTACGGGAAATTACAAAAAGAACGAGCGGATTGATTCTTGTTACAGGCGCAACAGGTTCTGGAAAATCCACAACAATCGCCGCAATGGTAGACGACATCAACAACACTCGGCGCTGCCATATCATGACGATCGAAGATCCGATTGAATACCTGTATAACCACAAAATGGCAATGGTGAATCAACGAGAAGTTCATCATGATACTTTGAGTTTCCAGAACGCTCTCCGAGCAGTGTTGCGAGAGGACCCAGACGTGATCGTCGTTGGCGAGTTACGAGATTTGGAAACGATTACTGCCGCCCTCACCCTTGCCGAAACGGGACACCTCGTTTTCGGAACGTTGCATACGAGAAATGCACCACAATCCGTTGACCGTCTCGTGGATGTATTTCCTCCTGGGCAACAGGAACAGATTCGCGTTCTTTTATCGAACACTTTAGAATGCATTATTTCACAGCAATTGGCTCCGAAATTAGGGGGGGGTAGAATCGTCGCTGTGGAAATCATGGTCGCTACACCCGCAATCCGAAACCTGATTCGCGAAGCGAAGACGCACCAAATGTATTCCGTAATCGAAACCAGCACACAGCAAGGAATGGTTACCATGGATCGCTCGCTTTTGGATCTGTATCGCAACGGATACATCACGCACGAAGATGCCTTGATGAGAGCAGTGGACCAGGAGAACTTCAGTCGCTTAGCGAAAGGTGTTGCGTAG
- a CDS encoding HDOD domain-containing protein: MSSIPNPLPEWPDETHSAIEAILEEARELAALPQVVYKVIQLTGSNNSSAQEIERVISIDPGFSSKVLILANSAFYALPRKLTSIREATTFLGFRTIRQLALTVGAFDLFLGKADIGSLRRRDWWRHSVDSAVCCKVIAEKLGGMQPEDAYTCGLLHDIGKPLLDRSKRASYSDVEQLVQGGASILDAEKSVYGCNHTEIGAAAAKLWNLPRMVIEVIEHHHAPNGFSLRNKCQFLNSVAITAFGSEIAHALGKGNLEICLEEWVSKTLSLSEDSKEQLFQHCKDAVAERSSSSF, encoded by the coding sequence ATGTCTTCTATTCCTAATCCTTTACCGGAATGGCCGGATGAAACTCATTCCGCCATCGAAGCGATTCTCGAAGAAGCGAGAGAATTGGCCGCGCTTCCACAAGTGGTTTATAAAGTGATTCAACTCACCGGCTCGAACAATTCTTCGGCGCAGGAAATAGAACGCGTAATTTCCATAGACCCAGGTTTTTCGAGCAAAGTGTTGATTTTGGCGAACAGCGCTTTTTATGCTCTGCCCAGGAAACTTACGTCCATACGCGAAGCGACTACTTTTTTAGGTTTTAGAACAATTCGCCAACTCGCACTGACGGTGGGGGCTTTCGATTTGTTTTTAGGAAAAGCGGATATCGGAAGTTTACGACGCAGGGATTGGTGGCGCCACAGCGTAGATAGCGCGGTTTGCTGCAAAGTCATTGCCGAGAAACTGGGAGGGATGCAGCCAGAGGACGCTTATACTTGCGGACTTTTGCACGACATCGGAAAACCCCTTTTAGACCGCTCGAAACGAGCATCTTATAGCGACGTAGAACAATTAGTGCAAGGGGGGGCTTCCATCTTAGATGCCGAAAAGTCGGTTTATGGCTGCAACCACACGGAAATAGGAGCAGCGGCGGCAAAACTTTGGAATCTACCGCGCATGGTCATCGAAGTGATTGAACATCACCATGCACCGAACGGCTTTTCCTTAAGGAACAAATGTCAATTTTTGAACAGTGTAGCCATTACGGCTTTCGGCAGCGAGATTGCCCATGCACTCGGGAAGGGGAATCTCGAAATTTGTCTCGAGGAATGGGTTAGCAAAACGCTTTCATTATCCGAAGATAGCAAAGAACAACTTTTTCAGCATTGCAAAGATGCGGTCGCAGAGCGTTCGTCATCGAGTTTTTAG
- the gspE gene encoding type II secretion system ATPase GspE, whose protein sequence is MLSGEIYVQQGVITEEQLREALSKQKELGTQQPIGDLLVQMGYLSEKDRVRCMGLMWGVEFADVSENKPDPTAVVLLSPAFAKRFKVLPLSIVNNRLQVAMVNPLDIFVIDELRMVTGYEIEPLISVEEDLVAAINAIYAKETAVSDTLKGVLNEYDGEVQLNKTDGEEELSAAQLKELGEEAPIIRLANLIINQAVTDRASDIHIEPYKDKVQVRYRIDGVLHEIMDMPKRVQAPLISRFKIMANMDIAEKRVPQDNRISAVIQGKEYDFRVSTLPLVHGEKVVLRILDKGNVMIGLNKLGFLPDTLSSLEDVCSRTYGIILITGPTGSGKSTTLYSILNKIMSSERNIITIEDPVEYEIPGINQCNVNVKAGMTFAAGLRAMLRQDPDVIMVGEMRDSETATIAMEAALTGHLVLSTLHTNDAASAATRLMDMGVEPFLIASSIIAVQAQRLVRTICTKCRESYTVPRETLLRYGFPLEEDMGTSIDKSLNLFRGAGCDHCLQTGYKGRTGIHELMIYTDEIRDRILKKEPAHVLRTLAVQNGMRTLPEDALQKILRGDTTVEEVVRVIYA, encoded by the coding sequence ATGCTTAGCGGTGAAATCTACGTACAGCAAGGAGTAATCACCGAGGAGCAACTTCGAGAGGCTCTCTCGAAACAAAAAGAACTCGGCACACAACAACCTATCGGCGACTTGCTCGTGCAGATGGGCTATTTGAGCGAGAAAGACCGTGTTCGATGCATGGGGCTGATGTGGGGTGTGGAATTCGCGGATGTAAGCGAAAACAAGCCGGATCCCACAGCCGTGGTTTTATTGAGCCCAGCCTTCGCAAAACGCTTCAAGGTTTTGCCTTTATCTATCGTTAATAACCGTCTGCAAGTGGCGATGGTGAATCCGCTCGATATTTTCGTCATTGACGAACTACGGATGGTTACCGGATATGAAATCGAGCCCTTAATTTCCGTCGAAGAAGACTTAGTCGCTGCAATCAATGCAATTTACGCAAAAGAAACGGCGGTTTCCGATACGTTAAAAGGCGTTTTAAACGAATACGATGGTGAAGTTCAACTCAATAAAACGGACGGTGAAGAAGAACTCAGCGCTGCGCAACTCAAAGAATTAGGAGAGGAAGCCCCCATCATTCGGCTTGCGAATCTGATTATCAATCAAGCCGTAACCGATAGAGCAAGCGACATTCATATCGAGCCTTACAAAGACAAAGTGCAAGTTCGCTATCGAATTGACGGTGTTCTCCACGAAATCATGGACATGCCGAAACGCGTGCAAGCCCCCCTTATTAGCCGCTTCAAAATTATGGCAAATATGGACATCGCAGAAAAGCGTGTTCCCCAAGACAACAGAATCTCTGCGGTGATTCAAGGAAAAGAATACGATTTTCGCGTGAGCACACTTCCTCTGGTGCACGGCGAGAAAGTGGTTCTCCGAATTTTGGATAAAGGTAACGTGATGATAGGACTTAATAAATTGGGTTTCTTGCCGGATACCTTATCTTCACTCGAAGACGTTTGCTCACGCACTTACGGAATTATTTTGATAACGGGCCCCACCGGCTCAGGAAAATCAACGACGTTGTATTCCATCTTGAACAAAATCATGAGTTCCGAAAGAAACATCATCACGATAGAGGATCCGGTGGAATACGAGATTCCTGGCATAAACCAATGCAATGTCAATGTGAAAGCAGGAATGACATTCGCTGCGGGATTAAGAGCCATGCTACGTCAAGACCCGGACGTCATCATGGTCGGTGAAATGCGCGATTCAGAAACCGCAACGATAGCGATGGAAGCGGCACTCACAGGACACTTAGTGTTAAGCACTCTTCATACCAATGATGCCGCAAGCGCTGCAACTCGTTTGATGGACATGGGCGTCGAACCCTTTTTGATTGCTTCTTCTATCATAGCGGTGCAAGCACAGCGGCTTGTCAGAACAATTTGCACGAAATGCCGTGAATCGTACACCGTCCCTCGAGAAACGCTTCTTCGTTACGGATTTCCGCTCGAGGAGGATATGGGGACAAGCATAGATAAGTCATTAAATTTATTCCGCGGTGCTGGCTGTGACCATTGTCTCCAAACCGGTTACAAAGGACGTACAGGCATTCATGAATTGATGATTTATACCGATGAGATTAGGGATCGCATCTTGAAAAAGGAACCTGCTCATGTTCTCCGTACATTAGCGGTCCAAAACGGCATGCGCACACTACCCGAAGACGCGCTGCAAAAAATCCTTCGCGGAGACACAACGGTGGAGGAAGTAGTAAGGGTGATTTATGCGTGA
- a CDS encoding N-acetylmuramoyl-L-alanine amidase: MKKSWNPSPNYDERPRDAVIDTIVLHATVFDSLEETIEHFSKPESKVSAHYTIDRDGTTVQHVEESKRAWHAGVSEMPDGRKNVNDFSIGIELVNKNSGFDVYPSPQITALKFLVEEIISRHPIRNIVTHAQIARPLGRKDDPKGFPSEILQSLLGKTNR; encoded by the coding sequence ATGAAAAAATCGTGGAACCCTTCCCCGAATTATGATGAAAGACCCCGGGACGCGGTTATAGATACGATTGTTCTCCATGCGACGGTTTTCGATTCCCTCGAGGAAACGATTGAACATTTTTCAAAACCTGAATCCAAAGTTTCCGCTCATTACACGATTGACCGCGATGGCACCACCGTGCAGCACGTAGAGGAAAGCAAGCGCGCATGGCATGCTGGGGTTTCGGAGATGCCCGACGGACGAAAAAATGTAAATGATTTCTCCATCGGCATCGAACTCGTGAATAAAAATAGCGGCTTCGATGTTTATCCTTCTCCTCAAATTACAGCCTTGAAATTTTTAGTAGAAGAGATTATTTCGCGGCACCCGATTCGTAACATCGTAACCCACGCCCAAATCGCACGACCCTTGGGAAGAAAAGACGACCCTAAGGGTTTCCCGTCTGAAATCCTGCAAAGTCTCTTAGGAAAAACAAATCGCTAA
- a CDS encoding AAA family ATPase has product MYEAYWGLQEPPFSLTPDPRFLYLSRAHEDALMMLHYAITRNKGAAMLCGDIGLGKTTISRKLIEMIDPLAYQFVLIVNPILTPTQMLGEILSQLGIEPTSRNRQVLVQQLHSHLLDNYCRGKRVIVLIDEAHLIRSSATLEELRLLLNCQMNDQFLVSLVLLGQLELKKKIEKVPALNQRIAVRYALQQLDIQETGAMIEFRLRTAGYTAEQIPFTPDAIFEIHKVTGGTPRLISQAADNALLVGFVQNLKRIDGFTMHSILCEDNELGSKNDLSSETRKAA; this is encoded by the coding sequence ATGTACGAAGCCTATTGGGGATTACAAGAACCACCTTTCAGTCTTACGCCGGATCCTCGTTTTTTATATCTGAGCCGCGCTCACGAGGATGCCCTTATGATGCTTCATTACGCGATTACCAGGAATAAGGGAGCGGCGATGCTCTGTGGCGACATCGGATTAGGAAAAACCACGATTAGCCGCAAATTGATAGAAATGATTGACCCACTCGCGTACCAGTTCGTTCTCATCGTGAACCCCATTCTCACTCCTACGCAAATGCTGGGAGAAATCCTTTCACAACTGGGGATCGAGCCCACATCACGCAACCGACAAGTTTTAGTTCAACAACTTCATTCCCATCTCCTCGACAATTACTGCAGGGGGAAACGGGTGATTGTTCTTATAGACGAAGCACACCTTATTCGCTCTTCCGCAACTTTGGAAGAACTTCGTCTTCTCCTTAACTGCCAAATGAACGACCAGTTCCTCGTCAGCCTCGTTCTGTTAGGGCAATTGGAATTGAAGAAGAAAATCGAAAAGGTTCCTGCTTTGAATCAAAGAATCGCAGTTCGCTATGCCCTCCAGCAATTGGATATTCAAGAAACAGGCGCAATGATCGAATTTCGACTTAGGACCGCAGGATACACAGCAGAACAAATTCCATTTACACCCGATGCCATTTTCGAAATTCACAAAGTCACGGGGGGGACACCACGACTGATCAGTCAGGCAGCCGATAATGCCCTTCTTGTTGGATTCGTCCAGAACCTAAAACGAATCGATGGCTTTACGATGCATTCCATCCTTTGTGAAGATAACGAACTCGGAAGTAAGAACGATCTAAGTAGCGAAACAAGAAAGGCAGCATAA
- a CDS encoding helix-turn-helix domain-containing protein, whose amino-acid sequence MHLVDAIRLAQKQAQSGKNKNTVPEDFTRQNTEFTPSPVTETETTTTEITTMNTKDTTPEPVTPVVANSGGSVVRLELFLSPEQMHMMLRGILQGAHTVMTLREAAQHLRIPSQTLLHLAESGEIPAFMIDGQWRFARYAVDEWITLQTLHGKTETNLHGSSNEISRDDKEEDVNAA is encoded by the coding sequence ATGCACCTCGTTGACGCAATTCGACTGGCGCAAAAACAAGCGCAATCGGGAAAAAACAAAAACACGGTTCCCGAAGATTTCACACGCCAAAACACAGAATTCACTCCTAGTCCAGTCACCGAAACGGAAACTACAACAACGGAAATTACAACCATGAATACAAAAGATACAACTCCTGAACCTGTTACTCCTGTCGTAGCAAACTCCGGAGGCAGCGTCGTTCGTCTCGAGCTCTTCCTTTCCCCAGAGCAAATGCATATGATGCTCAGAGGAATTCTCCAAGGCGCACACACCGTTATGACGCTTCGAGAAGCGGCACAGCATCTTCGCATTCCATCACAAACGCTGCTTCACCTCGCAGAGTCTGGGGAAATCCCTGCGTTTATGATCGATGGCCAATGGAGATTTGCAAGATATGCGGTAGACGAATGGATAACCCTCCAAACACTTCACGGCAAGACTGAAACAAACCTTCATGGCAGTAGTAACGAAATAAGTCGCGATGATAAGGAGGAGGATGTCAATGCCGCTTAA
- the pilM gene encoding type IV pilus assembly protein PilM has product MPLNFFKAQKRIGLDIGHSNIKIAQVEPTSTGYLIQTMHSIPTPQNAVQDSVVVDIDATADAIRQLLRQARTDANTAHLAVAGPTVIVRTVKMPQMPEAALRKSLRFEAARYVPSSVEDSYVECEIIGNSSDGQMDVLIVASPKDIVEGRIAAAESAGLEVDIVDIEAFASYRAFVEADSDFQPTGPFVLVDIGGQITDVSVVDGGKFALTRSIPMAGEALTNALQSYFKLSYEEATQGKLVLDLRPLIDTQGPMENPPLRVVQPLIDELIREIRRSINYYQSQQGDTRDKKPSQLILTGGSSQMTGLPEYLSHKLGLQVITPNFFMNPHFTFEEPSENIEQCAFGVALGLAMHKSQKMVAAA; this is encoded by the coding sequence ATGCCGCTTAACTTTTTCAAAGCACAAAAGCGAATCGGGCTCGACATTGGCCATTCGAACATTAAAATCGCGCAGGTCGAACCCACTTCGACGGGATACCTAATCCAAACGATGCATTCCATCCCGACTCCTCAAAATGCGGTCCAGGATTCGGTTGTAGTGGATATCGATGCAACTGCTGATGCAATCCGGCAACTTTTGAGACAAGCGAGAACAGATGCAAACACCGCACATCTCGCCGTGGCAGGACCCACCGTGATCGTGCGAACGGTGAAAATGCCGCAAATGCCCGAAGCGGCTCTTCGAAAATCTCTTCGTTTCGAAGCGGCGCGCTACGTTCCCTCTTCCGTAGAGGATTCTTATGTCGAATGTGAAATCATCGGGAATTCGAGCGATGGACAAATGGACGTACTCATTGTCGCATCACCGAAAGACATCGTCGAAGGAAGAATTGCCGCTGCTGAATCTGCTGGGCTCGAAGTCGATATTGTAGACATCGAAGCCTTTGCATCTTACCGAGCATTCGTCGAAGCAGACTCGGATTTCCAACCTACAGGACCCTTCGTTTTAGTGGATATCGGAGGACAAATAACAGACGTTAGCGTGGTAGACGGGGGGAAGTTCGCTCTCACGCGTTCGATTCCTATGGCTGGCGAAGCGCTGACCAACGCCCTTCAATCCTATTTCAAACTATCTTATGAAGAAGCGACACAAGGCAAGCTCGTGCTCGATTTGCGTCCACTCATAGATACGCAAGGACCTATGGAAAACCCCCCCCTTAGAGTCGTGCAGCCTTTAATTGACGAATTGATTCGTGAAATTAGGCGCTCGATTAACTATTATCAATCCCAGCAGGGGGATACGCGGGATAAAAAACCTTCTCAATTGATTCTCACAGGCGGAAGTAGTCAGATGACAGGTCTTCCTGAATACCTCAGCCATAAACTCGGGCTTCAAGTGATTACACCGAATTTCTTCATGAACCCGCACTTTACTTTCGAAGAACCTTCGGAAAACATCGAGCAGTGCGCTTTTGGCGTTGCGCTCGGACTCGCTATGCATAAATCCCAAAAAATGGTTGCCGCGGCATAA
- a CDS encoding PilN domain-containing protein: MPSINLIAEQRQIKRDAERRVRKWMSASGAVFVFGGLIFGFFWFQTQRAHSELRDLKAQEERLVPIKEQLALASQALKELEPRLRTLERARQATQQWNRVLEHISYVMPENTWLTNLRSTPSKDDKPVEIQYTGMSASQDLIGELMLRLQKCPDLTDVSLKYTDQRRTSQGLGLEYQIVSLLANSGTTAENKTQATNSNPGATS; this comes from the coding sequence ATGCCTTCAATCAATCTAATTGCAGAACAACGTCAAATCAAACGCGATGCGGAACGAAGAGTCCGTAAATGGATGTCCGCCTCCGGAGCAGTGTTCGTTTTTGGCGGTTTGATTTTTGGATTCTTTTGGTTCCAAACACAACGCGCGCATTCCGAACTCAGAGACCTAAAAGCGCAAGAAGAAAGATTAGTACCGATAAAAGAACAACTTGCACTCGCTTCTCAAGCGCTCAAAGAACTCGAACCGAGACTCCGAACTCTCGAAAGAGCAAGACAAGCAACGCAACAATGGAATCGGGTTCTGGAGCACATCAGTTATGTCATGCCAGAAAACACATGGCTCACGAATCTACGAAGCACACCTTCTAAGGATGACAAACCCGTTGAAATTCAATACACCGGCATGAGCGCAAGCCAAGACCTCATCGGTGAATTGATGCTTCGACTTCAAAAGTGCCCTGACCTTACGGATGTCTCACTCAAATACACCGACCAACGCAGAACATCGCAAGGCCTCGGGCTGGAATATCAAATTGTCTCTCTCCTGGCTAATAGCGGCACAACTGCCGAAAATAAAACACAAGCAACAAACAGTAACCCAGGAGCCACCTCATGA
- the pilO gene encoding type 4a pilus biogenesis protein PilO: MNKTFPSPTPFIVLTFVLFVTASALGYWQYTKMSSVQSNVEKLSNDLQNAQQLQAKALRVKLILAESLEKLQHLEAGVSTAAYVPTLLKELESVGRSCNLEIIGVRPLPMNTDKKKKKSDDENKSSETIQRKPYQELDLEVKSQGSFQNQMLFLQRLQDFPKIVGVQSVSINPKMGKDGKTISSLEAVFVIRVYVFTILNPAAALQNSTRPNSPLNSSNLQSETRTTIPNNSSNMGENPNASR, encoded by the coding sequence ATGAATAAGACTTTCCCTTCTCCGACTCCATTCATTGTTTTGACATTCGTTCTTTTCGTCACTGCCTCCGCCCTCGGCTATTGGCAATACACGAAAATGAGCAGTGTACAAAGCAATGTCGAAAAACTTTCAAACGATTTGCAAAACGCACAACAACTTCAAGCGAAAGCGCTACGTGTAAAACTGATTCTCGCTGAATCTCTCGAAAAACTTCAGCATCTCGAGGCAGGAGTTTCTACTGCCGCTTATGTCCCAACCCTTCTCAAAGAATTAGAATCCGTAGGAAGATCTTGCAATCTCGAAATCATCGGGGTTCGCCCTCTTCCTATGAACACCGACAAGAAAAAGAAGAAATCAGACGACGAAAACAAATCTTCTGAAACCATTCAGCGTAAGCCTTATCAAGAATTAGACCTCGAAGTCAAATCTCAAGGCTCTTTCCAAAATCAAATGCTTTTCCTACAAAGGTTGCAGGACTTTCCTAAAATCGTGGGCGTCCAATCCGTCAGCATCAACCCTAAAATGGGCAAAGACGGAAAAACAATCTCATCCCTCGAAGCGGTTTTCGTGATTCGCGTTTACGTCTTCACGATTCTCAATCCTGCAGCCGCGCTACAAAACTCGACGAGACCGAATTCCCCCCTGAACTCATCCAATCTTCAATCCGAAACAAGAACTACGATTCCGAATAATTCATCGAACATGGGAGAAAACCCGAATGCAAGCAGATAA
- a CDS encoding polyribonucleotide nucleotidyltransferase, producing MIQTISFNLGGKDLSIETGRVAKQANGSVLVGMGDTIILATAVMSHEPREGLDFFPLTCDYEERRYAVGKIPGGFNKRGGRPSEKAILVSRLMDRPIRPLFPKGLRHDVQCIAMPIAVDQNYPPDVLAVNAVSAALMISDIPWNGPIGAVRIGKSNGSFVLFPNVQEVEEGELDLILAGTKEKIIMVECGAKEVKESEIIEAMEFGHQYIKTICEELEKFREIAGKEKRAVTLFEIEPEVIETIRRESGEEIREAIQNPDKTVRESALSDLLRELVQRYSTTIYADDPQKQLQLPEAIDKVIQENVRELVLKKKLRPDGRGPRDIRPITIEPGLLPKVHGSGLFTRGQTQVLSVVTLGTPDQAQILDGLEEIDRKSFMHFYNFPPYSVGEVRPMRGPGRREIGHGALAERALKTVLPPSEEFPYTTMVVSEVLESNGSTSMASVCSSSVALLDCGVSIKAPVAGIAMGLMTDGEQYITLTDIQGMEDFCGDMDFKVAGTREGITAMQLDCKIAGIPISILKEALEQAREARFYILDKIDEAVPERRKELNPNAPRLVVIQINPNKIGEVIGPSGKVIKRIIAETDTEIDVEQDGRVYILGKDTAAIESAKRMIEGLVKVPEIGDEYVGPVTRLMSKGVMVEFLPGREGMVPIEHLSSRPIRRAEEVVKVGDILRVKVLEVDSLGRVNLTALGLPQEVETLKENVEADASAVVRSRDKGYERGERPRHPRDGYGRTRRGEREQESRREEQRPQFRRRSSEEEHPRRERDSESGTSARFRPKR from the coding sequence ATGATTCAAACAATTTCCTTCAATCTCGGGGGGAAAGACCTCTCGATAGAAACCGGGCGCGTCGCTAAGCAAGCGAATGGTTCAGTTCTCGTCGGAATGGGCGACACGATCATCCTCGCTACCGCGGTGATGAGCCATGAGCCACGAGAAGGTCTCGACTTTTTCCCTCTGACTTGCGACTACGAAGAACGTCGTTATGCAGTCGGAAAGATACCGGGGGGGTTCAATAAACGGGGGGGTAGACCCAGCGAAAAAGCAATTCTCGTTTCTCGCTTGATGGACCGTCCCATCCGCCCTCTGTTTCCGAAAGGGTTGCGACATGACGTTCAATGCATCGCGATGCCCATAGCCGTAGACCAAAACTATCCGCCGGATGTGCTCGCAGTCAATGCAGTATCCGCCGCGTTAATGATTAGCGATATTCCTTGGAACGGACCAATCGGCGCGGTTCGCATCGGCAAATCGAACGGCAGTTTCGTTTTATTCCCGAATGTTCAAGAAGTCGAAGAAGGGGAATTGGATTTAATTCTCGCCGGAACGAAAGAAAAAATCATTATGGTGGAATGCGGTGCTAAAGAAGTAAAAGAAAGCGAAATTATCGAGGCGATGGAATTCGGACATCAATACATTAAAACAATATGTGAAGAATTAGAAAAATTCAGAGAAATCGCAGGAAAAGAAAAACGCGCAGTAACGCTATTCGAAATAGAACCCGAAGTCATAGAAACCATTCGAAGAGAATCCGGAGAAGAAATTCGCGAGGCCATTCAAAACCCCGACAAAACAGTGCGTGAAAGTGCTCTATCAGATTTATTGCGAGAACTCGTTCAGCGCTATTCCACAACGATTTACGCAGATGATCCTCAAAAGCAACTCCAATTACCGGAAGCGATAGATAAAGTCATTCAGGAAAACGTACGCGAATTGGTGTTGAAGAAAAAACTTCGTCCAGACGGACGCGGACCGAGAGATATCCGCCCGATAACGATCGAACCTGGTCTCCTTCCCAAAGTGCATGGCTCTGGTTTATTTACCCGTGGACAGACACAAGTTCTTTCCGTCGTAACTTTAGGGACGCCCGACCAGGCGCAAATCCTCGATGGATTAGAAGAAATCGACCGAAAATCGTTTATGCATTTTTATAATTTCCCACCGTATTCGGTCGGTGAGGTACGACCTATGCGCGGACCTGGACGTCGTGAAATCGGTCATGGCGCACTGGCAGAACGAGCCCTCAAAACCGTGCTTCCACCGAGTGAAGAATTTCCCTACACAACGATGGTCGTCAGCGAGGTTTTAGAATCAAATGGTTCGACGAGCATGGCAAGCGTTTGCTCTTCGAGTGTTGCGCTTTTGGATTGCGGTGTTTCGATTAAAGCTCCCGTTGCCGGAATCGCAATGGGATTGATGACCGATGGAGAGCAATATATCACTCTAACTGATATTCAAGGAATGGAAGATTTCTGCGGAGATATGGATTTCAAAGTCGCAGGCACTCGCGAGGGAATCACAGCGATGCAATTAGATTGTAAAATCGCAGGAATTCCCATTTCCATTTTGAAAGAAGCGCTCGAACAAGCGCGAGAAGCGCGCTTTTACATCCTCGATAAGATTGATGAAGCTGTTCCTGAACGACGCAAAGAACTCAACCCGAATGCACCTCGACTCGTCGTCATCCAAATCAACCCCAACAAAATTGGAGAAGTCATCGGTCCGAGTGGAAAAGTCATCAAACGTATCATCGCTGAAACCGACACCGAAATAGATGTCGAACAAGATGGAAGAGTTTATATTTTAGGAAAAGACACTGCCGCAATCGAAAGCGCTAAGCGCATGATCGAAGGACTCGTGAAAGTCCCAGAAATTGGCGATGAATATGTCGGGCCAGTAACTCGTTTGATGAGCAAAGGCGTAATGGTCGAATTTCTTCCCGGAAGAGAAGGAATGGTTCCTATCGAGCACCTTTCTTCGAGACCCATTCGCAGAGCAGAAGAAGTTGTCAAAGTAGGCGATATTCTTCGTGTGAAGGTTCTCGAGGTGGATTCTTTAGGAAGGGTTAATTTAACCGCTTTGGGTCTTCCACAAGAAGTAGAAACACTAAAGGAAAACGTCGAAGCAGATGCATCGGCTGTCGTCCGAAGCCGCGATAAAGGATACGAACGTGGCGAAAGACCGAGACATCCCCGCGATGGCTATGGAAGAACAAGAAGAGGAGAAAGAGAGCAAGAAAGCCGACGAGAAGAGCAAAGACCACAGTTCCGACGTCGCTCTTCAGAAGAAGAACATCCTCGCAGAGAGCGAGATTCTGAGAGTGGGACTAGCGCTCGATTTCGCCCTAAACGATAA